One Actinomycetota bacterium genomic window, GCCCGTGTGCCCATATCCCCTCGGCCTCGCCAGGGCCTCCCGAAGGGCCGTGCGGGCCCGGCGATCCCTCGGTTCCGGAGGCTTGGAAGCCCCAAGTGACGAGGGAGGGAACGGGGGCCCCATCCCACAGCTAAGGACCTCGCGGCGTTGAGGATCCCGGGAGAGCAGGAGCAGTCCCGAAAGGATCGTCAGAGAAAGCCCGAAGGCGATCGCGACCCGAAGCCGCGCCTTCCGCACCCCACGCTCCACATCCATTCCGGCCCCCACCCCACTCCAACCCCGCACCCCCCCGACGCGTTCAGTCGCCGGCGTTGCGGGCGTCACTCCGTTCGCGGAGCGAGGCGCTGAACTTGATCTTGGCCTTGGCCTTCGCTGCCAGCGCCGGCGGGACATCCTCGAGGAGCCGCGCCAGGGCCTGCTCCAGGACCTCCACGACCGGGTCCCCGGTCTCGGCATCCTTGGAGGGTCAGGCTCCACCAGGGGAATCGCTCTCCAGGGGGAGTTCGTCCACGGGCAACTGTAGGCATGGGCTTGCCCTTCCTCTTGACGTGGGCGCCGGGTGCGGGTCCGATCGCGAGTTCCGCAGCCAGCGGCGCGCAGCGGCGCGCCAGCGAGGACTGCAGAGCAGGCGGGCCCGCACCGGCGCCGAACCAACTCTCACCTGCGGAAACGCAAGAACTCACAAAATCAGCCGACGGACAAGCCCCCCGCCCCCGTTTCTTCCTGTGACAGCCGAAAACGACAACCAAGAGAGGGACGGGACCCGCCATGACCACGCTTTTTCAGAGCCGGATCGTGGCAGAGCAGTACGCCCGTCACCGTGGGTCGTTTGACGAGGACTTCATCGACGAGCTGTCCGACCTGCTGCGGCTGTGCCCGGGTCCGGTCCTGGACATCGGAGCGGGAGCCGGAGCCCCGGCCAGGGCTCTGACGACCAGGGGCCACGAGGTGGTGGCGGTCGAGCCGAGCCGGGCGATGATCTCGCAGGCCCGGAATCTGAACCCGAAGGTCCCGTTCGTGCAGGCCAGGGGAGAGTCCCTGCCCCTGAGGACCGGCTCCGCCGGGTCCGCGGCCGTCCTGTACGTCCTGCACCACGCAGATGACCCGGTGGCGCTGCTGTCGGAGGCGAGAAGGGTGGTCGTCCCCAGCGGCCGCATCCTCGTCGTATCCGGCAAGCCCGACTCCAGCCGGCAGCGATTCTTCGCCAAGTACTTTCCGACGCTGGCCCCCGACCTGCCGGGCCCGGTCGAGATCGGCGACTGGGCGGCCGAGGCAGGCCTGTACGTCGCCGAGAGCAGGACTTCCGTGCACTGGGTCTACCCGAACCGGCACCTGGACGAGGACTACATGCGCATGGTGACCTGCGACATGTTCTCCACCCTGCGGATGCTCAACGAGCGCGAGTACGAGTGCGGCGTGCGCCGCCTGCGCGAGGACCTCGGCCGGCCGCTGCCGGCTCCCGAGGTCACCCTGCTGGTCCTCGAGCGCCCGTAGCTCCGGACGCTCCACTCGCGGCCCCGCTCGAGCGGCGTCTGCACAAAAACCTCACTTCCACCGACCCACGGTGGCCCGACCGCCGTTGCTAGTGTGGACCCCGGCCCCACGGCCTCCGAGCCGGCGATCCCGAGGAGCCTCCCTGGCGCGAAACAAGCAGCGGTACACGTCCGAGGACCAGGAACTCGAGCGCTGGCGGCATAGCCTCGACAGGGCCCTGCGTCCCCGAAGGGCCGGCAGGCGGGTCCTGCGCGGGCTGGCGTCCGGGCTGGTGGTACTTGGGCTGACCGGGTCGGCGGGGGCCGTTTACTTCTACCGCGACATCAACAACAGCCTGGACCGGGTCGACGTAAAGCTCACCGAGCCTGCCCCGGAGACCGGGACGATGAACATCCTTCTCATCGGCAGCGACGCCCGCGAGGATCTGACTCGCGAGGAGAAGAGGATGTTCGGCGGCG contains:
- a CDS encoding class I SAM-dependent methyltransferase; this translates as MTTLFQSRIVAEQYARHRGSFDEDFIDELSDLLRLCPGPVLDIGAGAGAPARALTTRGHEVVAVEPSRAMISQARNLNPKVPFVQARGESLPLRTGSAGSAAVLYVLHHADDPVALLSEARRVVVPSGRILVVSGKPDSSRQRFFAKYFPTLAPDLPGPVEIGDWAAEAGLYVAESRTSVHWVYPNRHLDEDYMRMVTCDMFSTLRMLNEREYECGVRRLREDLGRPLPAPEVTLLVLERP